TGGAGAGCACCCCGCGCACGTTCGTGCGCGGGGTGAAGCGATGAGGTTTCGGAGATCAGTCAGCCGTCGGCGATCCGCCGGCCTCTTCGGCGCTCCCCTCGGTCGTCTCCGACCGCTGGTTCACCCTCTCCGGCTGCGACGGCGTCTCGCCGTCGATGTAGATGTCATCCGAATAATCCTCGCGGCGAACAACGCTCGTGCGCCAGAGGAAGAGCGCGGTGGCGATGACGAACATGATGACCGCCGTCCACACGTTGAGCCGCAGTCCGAGGACGATCTGCGCCTCGTCGATGCGCAGGTTCTCAACCCATAGCCGACCGGCTGTATAGATCATGACGTAGAGCCAGAATGCCTGACCCCCGCGCAGCCTGAACCTGCGCTCGAGGGCGACGAGGAGGACCGCGCCGGCCAGGCACCACAGCGCTTCGTAGAGGAACGTGGGATGGAAGGTTGTGCCCGGCGGATATCCGCCGACAATGTTCTCCGGGTCGATCTCAAGCGCCCACGGCAAGTCCGTGGGTCGGCCGTACAGCTCCTGGTTGAAGTAGTTGCCGAGCCTGCCGATCGCCTGGGCGATGAGAAGACCGGGTGCGAGGGCATCGGCGAACGGCGCCAGGCGCAGGCCCCGCCGGCGCAGGCCGATCCAGGCGCCGACGGCGCCGAGCGAGATGGCGCCCCAGATGCCGAGGCCGCCCTCCCACACCCGAATGATCTTCGTCAGGTCGCCGTTCTCCCCGAAATAGGGTCCCGGGGTCGTGATGACGTGGTAGATGCGAGCACCGACAATGCCGAAGATGATCATCCACACGGCGATGTCGAGCGAGACATCCTCGGGACCGCCCTTGGCGCGGTAGCGGCGCTCGAGGAGCCACCAGGCGACGAGGATCCCGATGATGATCGCGATTGCGTAGGCGCGGAGAGGCAGCGGACCGATCATCCACACGCCCTGATCCGGAGACGGTATCGACATCGCCAGCATGGGTCACCCCTCCCCGTGAGCGCCGGCGGCGATGTCCGACGCCAAGGCGCGCAGCCTGGCCAGCGACGGGTCATCCCGCAGGGCCTCGATGAGGGCGGAGCCGACGATGACGCCATCCGCGTACTCGGCGATCTCCGCGGCCTGCTCCCCCGTCGAGACGCCGAGCCCGACGCAGACGCGCTCAGCGCCGTGCGCACGAGTGTCGGCGACCAGTTCGCGCGCACGATTGTCGACGGAGCTGCGCGCTCCGGTCACACCCATCGTCGACGCGGCGTAGACGAATCCACGGCAGCTGTCGGCGACGAGCTTGAGCCGCTCGGGTCGGGATGACGGGGCGACGAGGAAGATCTTGTCGAGGTCGTACCTGTCGGCCGCCTCGATCCACGGGTCCGCCTCGTCGGGGATGAGGTCCGGGGTGATGAGCCCAGCTCCACCGGCATTCTTGAAGTCGCGGGCGAAGGCGTCGAAGCCGTAGCGGAAGATCGGGTTGATGTAGGTCATGACCTCGACGGCCGCACCCGTCGCCGCGACCTGTTCGACGATGCCGAAGAGGTCCTTCATCTTGAAGCCCTTCGACAGGGCCTCGTGGGTCGCGGCCTGGATGAGCGATCCGTCCATGCCCGGGTCGGAGTATGGGAAGCCGAGCTCGATGATGTCGGCCCCGGATTCGACGACGGCGATCGCGGCGTCCGCGCTCGCCTGCACGTCCGGGTAGCCGGCGGGGAGATAGGCGATGAACGCGGCCCCACCCTTGGCCTTGGCGGCGTCGATCTTCTCAGCAGCACCCATCAGAACACCTCTCGCGTTGCAGAGCCGTCCAGCCCGAACCAGGCGGCGGCCGTTTCGACATCCTTATCGCCCCGTCCGGACAGGTTGACGAGGATCGTCGCGTCCGGGTTCGCAGTGCCGATCTTCATGGCGCCGGCAAGCGCGTGGGCCGACTCGATGGCGGGGATGATGCCCTCTGTTCGGGACAGAAGTGCAAAAGCCTCCATGGCCTCCGCATCCGTCACCGGGCGGTACTCGACCCGGCCGATGGCGGACAGGTGAGCATGCTCGGGGCCAACCCCCGGGTAATCAAGACCTGCGGAGATCGAATGGGATTCGAGTGTCTGACCGTCCTCGTCCTGCAGGAGATAGGTCTTCGCACCATGCAGGATGCCGACATCGCCGACGCTGATCGGGGCGGCGTGCCTGCCCGATTCGATGCCCTCGCCCCCAGCCTCGAGGCCGACGAGCCTGACATCCTCATCGTCGAGGAACGCGGTGAACATGCCGATGGCATTGGAGCCTCCACCAACGCAGGCGAGAACCCAGTCGGGCAGACTGCCCGTCAGGGCGAGGACCTGTTCGCGGGCCTCGTCGCCGATGATCCTCTGAAGGTCGCGGACGAGGGCCGGGAAGGGGTGGGGACCCGCCGCGGTGCCGAAGATGTAGTTCGTCGTATCGACGGTGGCGACCCATTCGCGGAACGCCTCGTTGATCGCGTCCTTGAGAGTGTTCGAGCCCTGGTTGACGGAGACGACCTCCGCGCCCAGCAGCCTCATCCGCGCCACATTGAGCGCCTGCCGGCGGATATCCGCCGCACCCATGTAGATCGTGCACTCAAGCCCGAGAAGCGCCGCGGCGGTTGCGGTGGCGACACCGTGCTGTCCCGCGCCCGTCTCCGCGATGACTCGGGTCTTTCCGAGGCTGCGTGTCAGCAGAGCCTGACCGAGAACGTTGTTGATCTTGTGGGAGCCGGTGTGGTTGAGATCCTCGCGCTTGAGGATGACGCGCGCGCCGCCGCAGTGCTGCGAGAAGCGCGGCACCTCCGTGATGATCGACGGCCTGCCGGTGTAGGTCCGGTTGAGCTCGGCCAGCTCTTCCTTGAACGCGGGATCGATCTTGAGCTTCTCCCAGCCATCGCTGAGGTCGTCGAGCGCCGCAATGAGAGCCTCGGGGATGTAGCGTCCACCAAACTCTCCGAAGTAGGGGCCGGTCAGGTTCATGCTTCACTCACAATCTTGATCATCTGCGCAACCGCCTCCCGCGGCTTCCCGGACTTGACGAGGGCCTCTCCCGTGAGCACGGCGTCGGCCCCGGCCCGCCAGTAGGCGAGCACGTCCTCGGGTCCCGCCACACCGGACTCCGCCACCTTGACGACGGGATCGGGAATGAGGCCGACGAGACGCTCGAAGACCGACATGTCGACATCGAGAGTCTTGAGATTGCGCGCGTTGATGCCGATGATCTGCGCACCGGACGCGACGGCGCGCCTCGTCTCCTCCTCGTCATGCACCTCGACGAGCGCCCTCATCCCCAGCGAGTGGGTGACGGCGAGCAGTCTCGCGAGCTCGGCATCGGTCAGGGCGGCGACGATGAGCAGAACGAGGTCGGCGCCGTGGGCACGTGCCTCGTAGATCTGGTACTCGGTGACGACGAAGTCCTTCCGGAGGACCGGAACAGCCACCTTCTCCCGTACACGGTCAAGGTCGGCGAGCGACCCGCCGAACCGTCGCTTCTCGGTGAGGACCGAGATCGCGGCCGCACCGCCCGCCTGGTACTCGATCGCAAGGGCACCCGGTTCGGGGATCTCGGCGAGCGCCCCCTTCGAGGGGCTCGATCGCTTGACCTCCGAGATGATGGAGATGCCCGGGCCGACGAGTGCGGCGAGAGCGTCGAGAGCGGGTGCCTGCATCTTCGCATGCTCCATCATCTGCTCGAGCGGCACGGCCGCCTCGCGCTCAGCGAGATCTTCGCGCACGCCGACGATGATGTCGTCAAGTACTGTCATGACTGCCTTTCACTTAAAAAAGGGGGCGCCGAGGCGCCCCGTCAGTGCCTCGGTTCACTCGTGGTACCAGGCTCCGCCCTTGGCGGTATGTGTGAGTCTGTTCGGCTGCCCTCTGCCCGCGGCCTTGAGACCGAGGCTGACGGCCGTGACGACGGCGATGAGGCCCACGCCGATCCACGCGACGATCGCGGAGAAGACGAGGCCGAGGCCGATGACGAAGGCGGCGACGCAGATGCCGATCGCCCATGTCCACCCAGCAACAGTACGGCCATGGTTGTCAAAGGGCCTCGCCTCGGGGAGGCGGTACTTTTCGAGTTCGGGGGTAGACAATGGTGCTCCTTCGTCGTTTTCCTGGGGACAGCTTAACGCGGTTCGCCGGAGATGTCCCCTTCCGACTCCCCCGGTGAGACGAGCGACTGCGCAATCTGCACTGCACGAATCGCCGCCGCGGCCTTGTTCCGCGTCTCGATGTCCTCTGTCTCAGGGACAGAGTCGGCGACGATACCCGCGCCCGACTGGACGGACGCCGTGCCGCCCTCGATGATCGCGGTGCGGATCGCGATCGCGAGGTCGGCATTGCCCGCGAAGTCGAAGTAGCCGGCCACGCCTCCGTAGATGCCGCGGCGGGTGGGCTCGAGCTCATCGATGATCTCGATCGCCCGCGCCTTCGGCGCGCCGGACAGCGTACCCGCCGGGAAGGCGGCCGCGAGTGCCTCGACCGCGCTCACACTATCGCGCAGCTCGCCCGTCACCGTCGAGGTGATGTGCATGATGTGGGAGAAGCGGGCGATGTCCATGAAGGCGCCGACCTCGACCGTGCCGGGCTTGGAGACCTTCGCGAGATCGTTGCGGGCGAGGTCGACGAGCATGACATGCTCGGAGATCTCCTTCGGATCCTTGAGCAGCTCCTCGGCGAGCTCGCGATCCTCGGCGGGTGTCGCTCCCCTGGGCCGCGATCCGGCGATCGGGAAGGTTGTCACCGTGCCATCGCGCACGGCGACGAGGGTCTCCGGGCTGGAGCCGACCACATGGAAGCTGCCCTCCCCATCCTGCAGGTTGAAGCAGTACATGTAGGGCGAGGGGTTGATGGATCGCAGGACGAGATAGACGTCGATCGGATCTCCGTCGAAATCGATGTCGGCGCGCTGGGAGAGGACGACCTGGAAGACATCGCCGTCGCTGATGTGCCGCTGGGCGGTGCGCACAGCGTCCTGGAACTGCTCGGACGTCACTCGCATGCGGGGCGTCGAGCTGGGCTCGCCGCTCATCGCGAGCGCGAGGGCGGGCTGCGGGGCGCAGATTGCCTCAATCATCTCCTGGACCTTGGCGCGGGCCCGGTCGTAGGCCGCCTCAGCCCCCTCGGGGAGACCGTTTCGGTTGACAGCGTTGGCAATGAGCCAGACGACGCCGCGACGATGGTCGATCGCGACGAGCTCTTCTGTCAGACACATGGCGACGTCGGGGGTGGAGTGTTCGGCGGGGGCCGACCTGCCGAGGGTGGGCTCCCAGTCGTACAGGAGATCCCAGCCGAGGACTCCGACGAGTCCGCCGGTCAGCGGCGGCATGCCGGGGAGAGGTTCGGAGGCGAGGGTGTCGAGCGCGCTCCGGAGGAGCTCGGTCGCCGAGCCCTCTCGCTGGAGGCCTGCGGGCACCTCGCCCGTCCACGTCGCCGTGCCCCCGCGAGCGGTGAGTGTGGCGGAGGAGGAGACGCCGACGAAGGACCAGTTCGACCAGTAGTTCTGCTCGGCGGATTCGAGGATGAACGATCCGGGTCTGCCCGCCGCGAGGCGTCGGTAGATGCTCGTGGGAGACGTGTCGTCGATGAGAAGCTTGGCCGCGACAGGGACGACACGTCTGGTCTGCGCGAGCGTGAGGAACTGGTCGCGGGTGGGGAAGATGTCGCCCCACGCCGCGGCCTCGGGATCGATTCCGGCGCGTGCCGCATCAGTCGCCATCGGTCACCACCTCGAGTTGGCGTCCATCGAAGCACGAGCGGGTGCCGGTGTGGCAGGCCGCACCGACCTGCTCGACCTGGATGAGAAGAGTGTCCTCATCGCAGTCCACCTCGATGCCGCGCACGTACTGACGGTGTCCGGACGTGTCGCCCTTGCGCCAGTACTCCTGGCGGGAGCGGGACCAGAACCAGACGCGTCCGGTGGTCTGTGTGCGGTGGAGCGCCTCGCTGTCCATCCACCCCATCATGAGGACTCTGCCCCCGTCCTGGTCCTGGATGACGGCGGGGATGAGGCCCTGCTCGTTGAACTTCATCGGACTGTGATCCCCGCTTCCCGAAGGCCGTCTTTGACCTGCCCGATCGTCAGTGTTCCGAAGTGGAAGACGGATGCGGCCAGGACGGCGTCGACGCCGACGCGTGCGACGTTGATGAAATCCTCGACGGTCCCGGCTCCGCCGGAGGCGATGAGGGGGACGCTGCAGATCTCCCGCGCGGCCGCTGTCATCTCGAGGTCGAAGCCCTTCGTCGTGCCATCGTGATCCATTGAGTTGAGAAGGATCTCTCCCACTCCCCGCTCGACGCCCTCCCTGATCCAGGCCAGTGCATCGACGCCCGCGGAGCGGCGTCCGCCATGGGTCGTGACTTCATAGCCCGAGGCTGCGTGCGGCTCGGCCGACCTGCGTGCATCAACCGACAGGACGAGGACCTGGCTGCCGAATTCTGAGGCGATCTCCGTGAGGAGTTCGGGGCGGCTGAGCGCCGCGGTGTTGACGGAGATCTTGTCGGCGCCGGCACCGAGGAGACGCGCGACGTCCTCGACGCTGCGGACCCCACCGCCGACGGTGAGGGGGATGAAGACCTGCTCAGCGGTCCGCGTCACGACGTCGATCATCGTGCCGCGATCCTCAACGGACGCGGACACGTCGAGGAACGTGAGCTCATCGGCGCCTTCGGCGCCGTAGCGGCTGGCGAGCTCGACGGGATCGCCCGCGTCGGCGAGATTCTCGAAATGGACTCCCTTGACCACGCGCCCGCCCGAGACGTCGAGGCAGGGGATGACCCGCAGCGCAACACCCATGTTCACTCCTTCTGTTTGGACAAGGCTAGGCTATACGCGTGAAGAGGACACTCGCCAACCGCATCGCGGACCTCGCCCCCCGGCCTGCGATCGTGACGATCGACGGGCTCTCGGGCGCCGGTAAGACGTTCCTCGGTGAGGCCCTCGTCCGAGAGCTCGCGGCAGGCGGCCTGCACAGTCTCCTCCTCGAAGTGGAGCTGTGGGCCCACGGATGGTCCGACCTCACGGGCGCGGTCGATCGCGTCCGCCGGGTTGTCGCCGACCTTCAGGAGGGCTCGGCGACGACACGAACATGGAACTGGTGGACGGAATCCGAGGAGCCGCCGATCGTCCTCCATCCCCGGCCCGTCATCATCGTCGTCGGGTGCGGGGCGGGCCAGATCCCCTCGCACCTGTCGATCTGGATCGACGCCGACGAGGAGCTGCGAGCGAGTCGGGTCTCCGCTCGCGATCCCTACGACTGGTCGGAGCACTGGGATGAGTGGGCGCGTCAGGAGCAGCGTCTCCTGACGCAGTGGGACGCGCGGGCGCAGGCCGACGTCAGGCTGACGGCGTCCCCGTCGGGTGATCTCACGGCGTCCTGCGAGAAGTCCCTCGGCGAGTGAGGGGCGCCCTCGGCGCCCACACGCTCATCTCAGCCAGGCGGCGTCCGGGCTGCGCAGCTCGCCCCGGCCGGCAAGTGCCGATGCGGCGGATAGGAGGCCGGTGATCGTCGTCGCGTTGTGGATCGAGCCCTCGTGGACGAGGCGCACCGCCTCATCGAGCGGGATCCATGCGTGCTCCATGTCGGCCTCCTCCTCCGTCCGCTCATACACGAGATCCGAGTGGCGCACGTCGCGGGCGAGGTAGACCCGCAGGCTCTCCGAAAGGCAGCCGGGCGATGAGAAGAGATCGACGAGCACGTGCCACGTGTCGGCATCGAGCCCTGCCTCCTCGGCGAGCTCCCGCTTCGCCGCCTCGAGGGGGTCCTCGCCGCCCTTGTCGAGCAGGCCAGCCGGGATCTCCCAGAGGACGGCACCGACCGGGTGGCGGTACTGGGAGACAAGGAGGACTTCCGGGGTCTCCCGCATGCGGACCGGGACGATCGCGACGGCACCGGGATGGGCGATGTACTCGCGCCTGATCGACGACTCCTGCCCGTCGAGGGTGATGTCGTCTGAGACGAAGGAGAACACTCTGCCCTCGTAGATCGTCTCACTGTGGTGCAGCGTGTGTCCGGCATGCTTGCGGTCGATCATGGTGCCTCCTCGATCATCCGGCCCGTTCTGGCCTCACCGAACTCTACCGTCAGGCCGCAGACAGCGGCTCAGGCGGGTGATGGCGTGGACTGGAGGCCGGCCCGCTGCCGGTTGGCCGTCAGCAGCTCATACCGGCGAGTCCAGAGCTGGGCGATCTCAGGGTACTGAAGCTGTTCGGCGATGCGGCCGCGAGCGGCGTCGGTGAGGCTCTGCGCGTAGTCGGGTTCAGCGAGGATGCGTCGGACCGCGCCGACCATTCCCGCCACGTCGTCCAGCCCGAACAGTGCCCCGGCGCCGTCGAGCAGCTCGGGGATCCCGCCGGTGCGGGTCGCGACGACGGGCACCGACGCGGCCATGGCCTCCTGGACCGCGAGCGGCCGCGCCTCCCATACGGACGGCAGCGCGAACACGTCGGCCGCAGCGAGCCAGCGATCGACATCTTCGCGCTCGCCGGCGAGGACGAGGGGCGCCCTCGATGAGATTGCGCCGAGACGAAGCTGATCGTCGATCGACATGTCGCCGCGTCCAACGAGGACCCACGTGATCTCATCGCGCATGGCCGTGGCGGCCTCGAGTGTCGCGAGGACGTTCTTGCGTGGGATGAGAGACGAGACGGTCAGCACCATCGGCCTCGTCGGGTCGATATCCTGCCCGGGACTCGCCGCCTGCGGCAGCGTCGCGAACAGCTCCTCCCGCAGGCCCACACGTTCGGTCGGCGATGGTCGCTCGGTCCGGAGCAGCTCGGGGATCCGTGGGCTCGGCACGTGTGACAGCCAGGTCTGCTTCGCACCGGCCTTCTTCACGAGGTCGATGAGGTCCGTCGATGTTGCTGTCACCGCATCGGCGATCCGCACGCCGAAGGATTCGGCCGGTTGAGTCCGCAGTCCGCCCAACTCCGGTCGCGCGTGCCAGGTGACGACGAAGGCCGGGCGGTGGCGCTCGGTGAGCAGCGTGGCCGCCAAGAGACCTCCGCTCCGGCCGTGCGCGTGGACGACATCGGAGTTGCGCACGAGGCGCTTGAGCAGGCGGAGCTGTGTGCCGGACCGCCGAGGCGGGATCTCGATCGTCTCGCCGAGATCGTGGTTCTCGATGACGGCGGAATCGGCGGCGACGAGGACATCGTGCCCCGCCAGTCGAAGGTGGGCCGCGAACCGCGACACATGGTTCGCCATGGCGCCGTCACCCGACAGCACGATCTGGACGATGTTCACGGCTGATCCTTAGTCATGAGTGGACCACGCACTGACCCGCCACGTTGACGGGTCGGCACGATAGGCCACGGCTGCGGGCACGGCGGCCGCCACGACTGCCCCCACAGCCCCTCCCCCGATCGCCGGGAGAATGCCCTCACCCAAGCCTAAGACAAAATCGCAGGCCAGACGCCCAAAAAACGCCGACACCGACGCAGTCACGGTGACGATGGCGAGTGTCCTCACGAGTCCCTCCGTGACCTGGGGTCCCACGTGCGTTCGAACGGCTGCGATGCCCGCGATTCCTGCCACGCTCATACCGCCCGCCACCGCGGTGGCGATGACGTAGAGGGTCGCCTCCCGGCCGCCCGCCAAGGGCACCGCCACGAGCACGCCGAGACCGACTGTGCCCCAGCCGACGAAGCTCACCCGCAGCGCCCATCCCGGGCAGTCCACCGCGTAGAGCACACGAGAGGTGTGGTAGAGCAGGGAGAAGCCCACAATGCCGAGGGCGAGGATGGAGACGACCTCATCGAGCTCCGGCATGTCATACACGACGGTGAACAGTGCCTGCGCCGCGGGCGCGACGGCGATGAGGGCACACGCACCGATCGCGGAGACGGTGACGATGAGACGGAGCGAGCCGCCGACGATACCCGGCAGTCCCACGCGCCCCGGGACGGCGGCACGCTTCGAGATCCGTGGGAAGAGGGCCGTGGCGATGGGGACGGCGAGGATCGCGTAGGGAAGGAAGTAGAGCGCCAGCGCGTATCTGAAGATCGGATACGTGCCCTCGCCGCCCACATTGTTCGCCACGACCATAACGAGGACGATCGCGGCCTGCTGGGCGACAAGGCCACCGAATCCAGCCGATGCCATGGACAGCGCACGCCGTCCAACCCCGTCCGGGAATCGGAATGTGGGCCGAAGCGTGACCACACGAAGGACGGGGATCAGCTGTGGAAGGGAGAACGCGATCACTCCCGCCGTCGTGCCCCAGCCGAGCCACATGAGCGCCGCTGTCGGCACCTCAGCCGGATCAGCCTCACCGGCGCCGCCGCTCACCCAGAAGAGGGCGAAGGCGCCGATGACGACAACAGAGGACAGCATCGGCGCCAGGGCAGGAAGGACGAAGCGGTGATGCGCCTGGAGGATCCCGCTGAAGACGACGGACATGCCATAGAGCGGCACTTGGGCGGCAAAGATCCGCAGCAGCACAGCCGCTGTCTCGATGACCGTCTCGTCCCGGCTCGCCAGCAGCGCCGCCGCGATCGGCTCAGCCAGGAGGGCGACGAGGGCGGCAATGGGAACGCCGGTCGCGAGCACCCACGTGAGCAGCGCACTCGCCGTCCGATCTGCCTCCTCCCTGTCGCCGCGGGCGATGCAGCGAGACAGGAGCGGAACGACGACACCGGCCAGGGCACCCCCTGCCGCCACTTCGAACAGGACATTCGGAACATTATTGGCGGTCGAATACGCATCGGCCAGCGGCGTCGCTCCGAGCACCCAGGACTCTGCGACCGTGCGGCCGAACCCGACGATGCGGGAGAGCAGGGTGAGAATGGCGATGACGCCGGCTGCTCCCGCAGCCGACGCCATGAGCGATCTCGTCGACATCTACCGGCCCCAGTTGTCGATGGCCGCCAGGGCAGGGGTGCGGTCGATGATCCGGGAGAAGGAGACACGCTCGGAGGCGAGCACGAGCCCAACCGCGGCGCCGGCTCCGGCCGTGCGGACGAGGCGGGAGGGATGCGATGCGAGCGCGGCGCCGAGAACGGCGCCGAGCGCATTCGCACCGAGATCCCCCAGCATGGTCCGCCGAGCGAGGTCGTCGCGCACCGTGCCGGCGACTGCTCCGAGAAGCGCGGCGGCGAGCTCGCTCGATCCGGAGGCGAGAAGGGCGGAGCCGAAGGCGGTCGCCTTGTGGGCTCGGCCGGGCCGCAGATCGAGCAGGTTGATGAGATTGGCGGTGGCGGCAATACCGACCGCCCGCACCGCGACGTCGACGGGGTCCCGCGTGAGAAGTACAGAGGACACCCCTGCGCCTGCACCGATGATCGCGATCTTGAGGACACCGGTCGAGACCCTCCCGCGCGCGAGCAGACCGAGGTGCCCCTGAAGGCCCTTCGCGGTGGGCAGGCGGGATTCACCGTGGTCGTCGATGAAGCCGGCGGCCGCCCCCGCACACCCCGCAACCAGCGCGGCGCCGCGAATGGGAGCCGGCGCGAAGGCAGCGCCAACGAGCGCGCCCGCGGCCGCCGCCAGGCCCCCGGTCAGGCTGACAGTCTCGCCCCTGTGGTTCGTTCGCTCCCATCGGCCACACCGCGGAAGGGGAAGGCGCGTAACGAGCAGGCCGGCAGCACCTGCCAGAGCTGTCACGGGGCTGCCGTCTGGTCGGCCTCGGTGCCCTCAGCACCGCCGTCTGTCGGAACGTCGGGCGTGTCCTCACCATCGGTCGGAACCGCGACGGTGAGCGGGGCGGGCGTGCCCAGAACTCTGTCGGCGGCGGGGCGGATCCCCCAGCTGATAGTGCTGCCGGTCAGTTCTTGGGTGAGGGCGAGTGGGATGTTGATGAGCGACGTCGTGTCGTCAGGTGTGTCGACCGTCGACATCGAGGGACCATCCGTCCGTACAGCCTCGAGCAGCGTTCCCTCGCCTCCGTCGGCTGTGAAGACCATGGGAGTGCGCAGGGAGCCGAGCACCTCGATCGTGTTGAGGCGCGCCGTATCGTCGATCGCCTCCGACTCGTCGGGGATCTCCTCCTCCGCGGGGCCAATGACGAGCATGGCGGTCGCGGGCCCCGTCAGTGTGTCCTTGACCTCGATGAGGGCATTGTCCTCTGACCGGTACAGCTCGGCGAGCGTGGCCGCGGCCGTGTCCCCCGCGTCGCTCGTCACGATGTAGTCGAGTCCGCGGGCAAGTGTACCGAGGGGGCTGTCGGCCGGTTCGACGTAGCTTCCGAGCTGGCCTGCGAGCGCATTGCGATAGGAGGCGCGTTCGGCGGAGAAGAGGTTCTCGGTGAGGACGATCGTTCCGGTGACGGTCGCGCCCGCCGCTGTGAGGTTCTCACTATGCGACTCCCGCACCGCATCCTCTGCCCCCGGCAGGGTGACGATGACGATCGCCTGGCCCTCAAGGGTGCCCGCGATCATCTCGGGG
This is a stretch of genomic DNA from Flaviflexus salsibiostraticola. It encodes these proteins:
- a CDS encoding NUDIX domain-containing protein, with protein sequence MIDRKHAGHTLHHSETIYEGRVFSFVSDDITLDGQESSIRREYIAHPGAVAIVPVRMRETPEVLLVSQYRHPVGAVLWEIPAGLLDKGGEDPLEAAKRELAEEAGLDADTWHVLVDLFSSPGCLSESLRVYLARDVRHSDLVYERTEEEADMEHAWIPLDEAVRLVHEGSIHNATTITGLLSAASALAGRGELRSPDAAWLR
- the trpC gene encoding indole-3-glycerol phosphate synthase TrpC, which translates into the protein MTVLDDIIVGVREDLAEREAAVPLEQMMEHAKMQAPALDALAALVGPGISIISEVKRSSPSKGALAEIPEPGALAIEYQAGGAAAISVLTEKRRFGGSLADLDRVREKVAVPVLRKDFVVTEYQIYEARAHGADLVLLIVAALTDAELARLLAVTHSLGMRALVEVHDEEETRRAVASGAQIIGINARNLKTLDVDMSVFERLVGLIPDPVVKVAESGVAGPEDVLAYWRAGADAVLTGEALVKSGKPREAVAQMIKIVSEA
- a CDS encoding glycosyltransferase family 4 protein gives rise to the protein MNIVQIVLSGDGAMANHVSRFAAHLRLAGHDVLVAADSAVIENHDLGETIEIPPRRSGTQLRLLKRLVRNSDVVHAHGRSGGLLAATLLTERHRPAFVVTWHARPELGGLRTQPAESFGVRIADAVTATSTDLIDLVKKAGAKQTWLSHVPSPRIPELLRTERPSPTERVGLREELFATLPQAASPGQDIDPTRPMVLTVSSLIPRKNVLATLEAATAMRDEITWVLVGRGDMSIDDQLRLGAISSRAPLVLAGEREDVDRWLAAADVFALPSVWEARPLAVQEAMAASVPVVATRTGGIPELLDGAGALFGLDDVAGMVGAVRRILAEPDYAQSLTDAARGRIAEQLQYPEIAQLWTRRYELLTANRQRAGLQSTPSPA
- a CDS encoding chorismate-binding protein, encoding MATDAARAGIDPEAAAWGDIFPTRDQFLTLAQTRRVVPVAAKLLIDDTSPTSIYRRLAAGRPGSFILESAEQNYWSNWSFVGVSSSATLTARGGTATWTGEVPAGLQREGSATELLRSALDTLASEPLPGMPPLTGGLVGVLGWDLLYDWEPTLGRSAPAEHSTPDVAMCLTEELVAIDHRRGVVWLIANAVNRNGLPEGAEAAYDRARAKVQEMIEAICAPQPALALAMSGEPSSTPRMRVTSEQFQDAVRTAQRHISDGDVFQVVLSQRADIDFDGDPIDVYLVLRSINPSPYMYCFNLQDGEGSFHVVGSSPETLVAVRDGTVTTFPIAGSRPRGATPAEDRELAEELLKDPKEISEHVMLVDLARNDLAKVSKPGTVEVGAFMDIARFSHIMHITSTVTGELRDSVSAVEALAAAFPAGTLSGAPKARAIEIIDELEPTRRGIYGGVAGYFDFAGNADLAIAIRTAIIEGGTASVQSGAGIVADSVPETEDIETRNKAAAAIRAVQIAQSLVSPGESEGDISGEPR
- the hisI gene encoding phosphoribosyl-AMP cyclohydrolase, with product MKFNEQGLIPAVIQDQDGGRVLMMGWMDSEALHRTQTTGRVWFWSRSRQEYWRKGDTSGHRQYVRGIEVDCDEDTLLIQVEQVGAACHTGTRSCFDGRQLEVVTDGD
- the trpB gene encoding tryptophan synthase subunit beta encodes the protein MNLTGPYFGEFGGRYIPEALIAALDDLSDGWEKLKIDPAFKEELAELNRTYTGRPSIITEVPRFSQHCGGARVILKREDLNHTGSHKINNVLGQALLTRSLGKTRVIAETGAGQHGVATATAAALLGLECTIYMGAADIRRQALNVARMRLLGAEVVSVNQGSNTLKDAINEAFREWVATVDTTNYIFGTAAGPHPFPALVRDLQRIIGDEAREQVLALTGSLPDWVLACVGGGSNAIGMFTAFLDDEDVRLVGLEAGGEGIESGRHAAPISVGDVGILHGAKTYLLQDEDGQTLESHSISAGLDYPGVGPEHAHLSAIGRVEYRPVTDAEAMEAFALLSRTEGIIPAIESAHALAGAMKIGTANPDATILVNLSGRGDKDVETAAAWFGLDGSATREVF
- the lgt gene encoding prolipoprotein diacylglyceryl transferase; protein product: MLAMSIPSPDQGVWMIGPLPLRAYAIAIIIGILVAWWLLERRYRAKGGPEDVSLDIAVWMIIFGIVGARIYHVITTPGPYFGENGDLTKIIRVWEGGLGIWGAISLGAVGAWIGLRRRGLRLAPFADALAPGLLIAQAIGRLGNYFNQELYGRPTDLPWALEIDPENIVGGYPPGTTFHPTFLYEALWCLAGAVLLVALERRFRLRGGQAFWLYVMIYTAGRLWVENLRIDEAQIVLGLRLNVWTAVIMFVIATALFLWRTSVVRREDYSDDIYIDGETPSQPERVNQRSETTEGSAEEAGGSPTAD
- the hisF gene encoding imidazole glycerol phosphate synthase subunit HisF, coding for MGVALRVIPCLDVSGGRVVKGVHFENLADAGDPVELASRYGAEGADELTFLDVSASVEDRGTMIDVVTRTAEQVFIPLTVGGGVRSVEDVARLLGAGADKISVNTAALSRPELLTEIASEFGSQVLVLSVDARRSAEPHAASGYEVTTHGGRRSAGVDALAWIREGVERGVGEILLNSMDHDGTTKGFDLEMTAAAREICSVPLIASGGAGTVEDFINVARVGVDAVLAASVFHFGTLTIGQVKDGLREAGITVR
- the trpA gene encoding tryptophan synthase subunit alpha, producing MGAAEKIDAAKAKGGAAFIAYLPAGYPDVQASADAAIAVVESGADIIELGFPYSDPGMDGSLIQAATHEALSKGFKMKDLFGIVEQVAATGAAVEVMTYINPIFRYGFDAFARDFKNAGGAGLITPDLIPDEADPWIEAADRYDLDKIFLVAPSSRPERLKLVADSCRGFVYAASTMGVTGARSSVDNRARELVADTRAHGAERVCVGLGVSTGEQAAEIAEYADGVIVGSALIEALRDDPSLARLRALASDIAAGAHGEG